The proteins below are encoded in one region of Parus major isolate Abel chromosome 7, Parus_major1.1, whole genome shotgun sequence:
- the TMEM37 gene encoding voltage-dependent calcium channel gamma-like subunit, which translates to MTAIGAQAQQLLAHRRPQKSFFETLIRSLIILCVAIAVVLSSISICDGRWLFARGQLFGLWHFCTVSNDSVLKCVTDLSLAQVEGLSVGVIPIRSMVSFAVVVAIFGLELLMVSQVCDDANARRKWAMGSVLILISFLLSATGVLSFSILVKDHLTFTGFTLTYWCEFVAAFLFFLNGISGLHINSLTHLRNGVGKI; encoded by the exons ATGACGGCCATCGGGGCGCAG gcacagcagctgctggcacaccGGAGACCACAGAAGTCCTTCTTTGAGACACTCATCAGGAGCCTGATCATCCTGTGCGTGGCGATAGCCGTGGTCTTGTCGTCCATCTCCATCTGCGATGGCCGCTGGCTCTTTGCGAGGGGGCAGCTCTTTGGACTGTGGCACTTCTGCACCGTTAGCAATGACAGCGTCCTGAAGTGTGTCACAGACCTCAGCCTGGCCCAGGTGGAAGGGCTGAGCGTGGGGGTGATTCCCATCAGGAGCATGGTGTCCTTTGCTGTTGTGGTTGCCATAtttgggctggagctgctgatggtGTCCCAAGTCTGCGATGATGCCAATGCCAGGCGGAAATGGGCAATGGGTTCCGTTCTCATCCTCATCTCTTTTTTGCTGTCAGCCACTGGTGTTCTGAGCTTCTCCATCCTGGTGAAGGATCACCTCACCTTCACAGGCTTCACGCTGACATACTGGTGTGAGTTCGTTGctgcctttctcttcttccttaaTGGAATCAGTGGACTTCACATCAACAGCCTCACACACCTCAGGAACGGGGTAGGCAAAATCTAG
- the DBI gene encoding acyl-CoA-binding protein, with protein MTEAAFQKAAEEVKQLKSQPTDQEMLDIYSHYKQATVGDVNTERPGMLDFKGKAKWDAWSALKGMSKEDAMKAYIAKVEELKGKYGI; from the exons ATGACCGAG GCCGCGTTCCAGAAAGCTGCCGAGGAGGTGAAGCAGCTGAAATCGCAGCCCACGGACCAGGAGATGCTGGACATCTACAGCCACTACAAACAGGCCACGGTGGGCGACGTGAACACGG AGCGCCCTGGCATGCTGGACTTCAAAGGTAAAGCAAAGTGGGATGCCTGGAGTGCATTGAAAG GAATGTCCAAAGAAGATGCAATGAAAGCTTACATAGCAAAAGTGGAAGAACTAAAGGGCAAATACGGCATCTGA